A genomic stretch from Dissulfurispira thermophila includes:
- a CDS encoding rhodanese-like domain-containing protein, protein MKSAKIVGMFLSVLMFLVGIAFAASWPDTVMNKVNEFHELEKAKKEMPPSLEGIPNISGDKAYELWKSKKAIFLDNRIKTQYDTEKIPGAEWFFCDDLIKQGPSMADRLDKNKEYVLYCNGIKCWRSPSVAVMLHSLGFKVHWYREGLPDWKKERLSD, encoded by the coding sequence ATGAAATCAGCAAAGATTGTGGGGATGTTTTTGTCAGTATTAATGTTTTTGGTAGGCATTGCCTTTGCCGCATCATGGCCTGATACAGTGATGAATAAGGTGAATGAATTCCATGAGCTTGAAAAGGCAAAGAAGGAGATGCCGCCTTCGCTGGAAGGAATACCAAATATCAGTGGCGATAAGGCATATGAATTGTGGAAGTCAAAAAAAGCCATCTTTTTAGACAACCGCATAAAGACACAGTATGATACAGAAAAGATTCCTGGTGCTGAGTGGTTTTTTTGCGATGACCTGATAAAACAGGGTCCTTCAATGGCTGACAGACTGGATAAGAATAAGGAATATGTCCTTTATTGTAACGGTATAAAGTGCTGGCGATCACCATCTGTAGCTGTAATGCTCCATTCTTTAGGGTTTAAGGTTCACTGGTACAGGGAAGGACTTCCTGATTGGAAAAAAGAGAGGCTATCCGACTGA
- a CDS encoding substrate-binding domain-containing protein yields MKRYGLVLATVVVFLLSLSIGAFAEEIKIGAGAAPTENVLKPIKEHFEKTTGIKLQIIASGPKIALQDLEKGAVDAAAAGLTFDDWMNLMKKEGAEVKDPASLQQFTIGKDKIIVLIHKDNPVSKLSKEQLKGIFTGKITNWKDVGGKDMPIIVVWGKLIPGTNKLFVKNILDGESQTKDVLEATTAEDVRQNVASNPEAIGIGPVAVVNATVKSPETPGVSRPIILVTKGKPSANVQKLIDFIKGEGQKYIRQ; encoded by the coding sequence ATGAAAAGGTATGGATTAGTTTTGGCAACTGTTGTGGTTTTTCTTTTGTCATTAAGTATAGGTGCCTTTGCAGAGGAAATTAAAATTGGGGCAGGTGCTGCGCCCACAGAGAATGTTCTAAAGCCTATAAAAGAACATTTTGAAAAGACAACAGGAATAAAACTTCAGATTATTGCCTCAGGACCAAAGATTGCCTTGCAGGATCTTGAAAAAGGTGCTGTTGATGCAGCAGCAGCAGGTCTTACCTTTGATGACTGGATGAATCTTATGAAAAAAGAAGGTGCAGAGGTTAAGGACCCAGCATCTTTACAGCAATTTACCATAGGTAAAGATAAGATTATTGTCCTCATTCATAAAGATAACCCTGTCTCCAAGCTTTCAAAGGAACAGTTAAAGGGCATATTTACCGGAAAGATAACCAACTGGAAAGACGTTGGGGGCAAAGACATGCCAATAATAGTCGTATGGGGTAAACTTATTCCAGGAACAAACAAATTATTCGTAAAGAATATACTTGATGGTGAATCACAGACAAAGGATGTCCTTGAGGCAACAACAGCAGAAGATGTAAGGCAAAATGTTGCTTCTAATCCAGAGGCAATAGGAATTGGGCCTGTAGCAGTTGTTAATGCAACAGTAAAGTCTCCTGAAACCCCTGGAGTATCCAGACCTATAATCCTTGTTACAAAAGGCAAGCCATCTGCCAATGTGCAGAAATTAATAGACTTCATAAAAGGAGAGGGACAGAAGTATATAAGGCAATAA